In Daphnia pulicaria isolate SC F1-1A chromosome 9, SC_F0-13Bv2, whole genome shotgun sequence, a single genomic region encodes these proteins:
- the LOC124313436 gene encoding 28S ribosomal protein S24, mitochondrial-like, producing MLRVLVQSTEKVAVVPQLRQFHASAACCKVQSGRYKISPKRDKALTYEMANPPHFIAHRKSWNSWDTTSLLEGQRAAETSVEDVFIRRFVSGTWHDQFCSEIIIKRQHNLIRIAGIIKQGLAARKMYFLIGYTEELLSNWLQCPVKLELQTVENKEATVFKYI from the exons atgttgcgaGTTCTG GTTCAAAGTACCGAAAAAGTAGCGGTAGTGCCTCAGTTACGACAATTCCATGCCAGTGCGGCTTGTTGTAAAGTTCAGTCGGGCAGGTACAAAATATCCCCGAAAAGAGACAAGGCTCTAACTTATGAAATGGCCAACCCACCTCACTTCATTGCTCATAGGAAATCATGGAATTCTTGGGACACAA CTTCGTTACTAGAGGGACAGAGGGCTGCAGAGACCTCAGTTGAAGATGTATTCATTCGTCGCTTTGTGAGTGGGACTTGGCATGATCAGTTCTGCTCTGAGATTATCATCAAACGGCAACACAACCTGATCAGAATAGCTGGCATCATCAAGCAGGGACTAGCTGCCCGAAAAATGTATTTCCTGATCGGCTATACTGAAGAGTTACTCTCCAATTGGCTGCAGTGTCCAGTGAAATTGGAACTGCAAACCGTTGAGAACAAGGAAGCTACCGTTTTCAAATATATCTAG
- the LOC124313431 gene encoding uncharacterized protein LOC124313431 translates to MTRRVKTRCCGLSLQVGTKIIAFFSMIGYLIQLVIGMIQSSNLNLNDDLLNPVEAFVIISTVIVSSALIACCVLLLHVAFSNSRSILLVPWLVGDMLMRSIHTIILISGFIMAFTANVSHGVSTVFIMSCFIGLETYLWWIVLCYYRELSHHESNCRGATTSELVSM, encoded by the exons ATGACGAGAAGAGTGAAAACACGTTGTTGCGGCCTTTCCCTCCAGGTGGGGACTAAAATCATCGCCTTCTTTTCAATG ATTGGCTATTTGATCCAATTGGTCATCGGCATGATTCAGTCGAGCAATCTGAATTTAAATGACG ATTTGCTAAACCCCGTCGAGGCTTTCGTGATCATTTCCACGGTGATTGTGAGCTCGGCTCTGATTGCCTGCTGCGTTTTGCTTCTCCACGTTGCGTTCAGCAACAGTCGATCCATTCTGCTGGTACCTTGGCTCGTGGGCGACATGCTGATGAGATCTATTCACACAATCATTTTGATCTCTGGCTTTATCATGGCGTTCACCGCCAATgtttctcatggtgtttccaCCGTCTTCATCATGTCCTGCTTCATTG GCTTGGAAACGTACCTGTGGTGGATTGTTTTGTGCTACTACAGAGAGCTCAGCCATCACGAGTCAAACTGCAGAGGTGCGACGACATCCGAACTCGTTTCCATGtga
- the LOC124313444 gene encoding protein C19orf12 homolog has product MDNVAKEIFESIIPLIGKLLEALCETEKIKVCIDGVKIDTGIAVAGTLLGTAVGGPVGGVVGSAVGTTILATKYKLGNDKYKPLMTVLREDLTEKERNSLYEKLWKKLNEFIIGSLGKVVSSNVNELKIIVLENPKLMEIFKNVLKENLSKKNMSLA; this is encoded by the exons ATGGATAATGTTGCCAAGGAG ATATTTGAGTCTATCATACCGTTAATTGGCAAACTGTTGGAGGCATTGTGTGAGACAGAGAAAATTAAAGTTTGTATCGATGGAGTAAAGATAGATACAGGCATAGCTGTTGCTGGAACTCTTTTGGGTACCGCagttggtggtccagtgggaGGTGTTGTCG GAAGCGCAGTAGGCACCACAATCCTAGCAACAAAGTATAAGCTGGGAAATGACAAATACAAACCTCTCATGACGGTTTTAAGAGAGGACTTAacagagaaagaaaggaaCAGTTTGTATGAGAAACTCTGGAAAAAACTGAATGAGTTTATAATTGGTTCTTTGGGTAAAGTAGTGAGTTCAAATGTAAATGAGTTGAAGATAATTGTTTTGGAGAATCCTAAATTGatggaaattttcaaaaatgtgctCAAAGAAAATCTTTCCAAAAAGAATATGAGTTTGGCCTAA
- the LOC124313787 gene encoding protein C19orf12 homolog has translation MKVAIQLIQLIENLLKELMKTKKVLVPVAGALTDAATVGFTTLVGSSIGGPVGAVAGGAVGAGILGVSRALGQCNYKPLMTALTEDLTEEERNDLYERIWEKLKAYGNCSLNQLKDSALMDSAVMKLKKTVEENPNLMKNIENELNETLGKKKMVLD, from the exons ATGAAG GTTGCCATACAGTTAATACAGTTGATTGAAAATCTGTTGAAGGAATtgatgaagacaaaaaaagttttagttCCTGTAGCTGGAGCACTGACAGATGCAGCCACTGTTGGTTTTACAACCTTAGTTGGTAGCTCAATTGGCGGTCCAGTGGGAGCGGTAGCTG GAGGCGCAGTAGGAGCAGGGATCCTAGGTGTATCAAGAGCTCTGGGACAATGCAATTACAAACCACTAATGACGGCTTTAACAGAGGActtaacagaagaagaaagaaacgatTTGTATGAGAGAATCTGGGAAAAACTGAAGGCGTACGGAAACTGCTCTTTAAATCAGTTAAAGGATTCAGCTCTAATGGATTCAGCTGTAATGAAGTTGAAGAAAACTGTTGAGGAGAATccaaatttgatgaaaaatatcGAAAATGAACTTAATGAAACTCttggcaaaaagaaaatggttttagattaa
- the LOC124313022 gene encoding caspase-8-like — MFDSVESDATLLLDDFRSPQGKIADSLSLIENTLEWYDHISCAFLLYEDPREALEKISTLRESYNNKTEWRQIVLTPLFRSDRLNSGNLSEKLGEVIFLVKHYGLLNMLEIAVNSTANIDPLRLQLFEMIDKMGEEQATLWADQMSSEKGFPKNDSSWCLEMHCLRWIEEGQISKEHDLSALLIEPPSEVVAVPETPEQVLPSPLKSAVESNFQAPAIPKANPADSSTFQISRGLCVIVNQMRFYVNPELRHMGVRENLAYRYGSDADRDKLSETFRMLGHDVEIYENLTREILLRTMEKISKYDFRLYDCLVMCFLTHGERGILFSADSIPIELDQIKSYFNGANCPHLFEKPKLFFLQACQGQESQRRITYDEIQDDSIVRPSISNFFEAWATVPGFLSYRSTYKGAVFVRELCHVLQMYAHLPSFGLFDLTTKVNDRVSRWETPGFKVQMPCIVSCLTRGVHFKRDEDKLVEAVVDQLEREVMDLAIMSATRYMWKTDPATLQKTINTWRS; from the exons atgtttgattcagTGGAATCCGATGCAACTCTCTTGTTGGATGACTTTCGAAGTCCCCAAGGGAAGATTGCAGACTCGCTCTCTTTAATTGAAAATACCTTAGAATGGTATGACCACATATCTTGTGCTTTTCTACTCTACGAGGACCCTCGCGAAGCCCTAGAAAAGATTTCAACACTGCGAGAAAGTTACAACAATAAAACGGAATGGCGTCAAATTGTTTTGACTCCGCTTTTCCGATCGGACCGGCTAAACAGTGGCAACCTGTCGGAAAAACTCGGCGAAGTCATTTTCCTGGTCAAACATTACGGGCTGTTGAACATGCTGGAAATCGCCGTCAACTCTACAGCCAACATTGATCCTCTGCGACTACAATTGTTTGAGATGATTGACAAAATGGGCGAAGAACAAGCCACATTGTGGGCTGATCAAATGTCTTCTGAGAAGGGATTTCCTAAGAATGATTCCTCCTGGTGTCTGGAAATGCACTGCCTCAGATGGATCGAAGAAGGGCAAATATCCAAAGAACATGATCTTTCAGCCCTTTTGATAGAACCTCCATCCGAGGTTGTCGCCGTTCCAGAAACACCCGAACAAGTTTTACCTTCTCCACTTAAAAGTGCCGTGGAATCAAATTTTCAAGCTCCTGCCATCCCCAAAGCCAATCCGGCCGATTCCAGCacatttcaaatttcgcgCGGACTTTGCGTCATCGTCAACCAGATGAGATTTTACGTCAATCCGGAGCTCCGTCACATG GGAGTGAGGGAGAATCTTGCCTATCGCTACGGATCGGATGCCGATCGAGACAAGTTGTCGGAAACGTTCCGGATGCTGGGCCACGACGTGGAAATTTACGAAAATTTGACCAGAGAAATCCTTTTGAGGACGATGGAGAAGATTTCCAAATACGATTTCAGGCTTTACGACTGTCTCGTCATGTGTTTCTTAACTCACGGCGAACGGGGAATTCTTTTCTCTGCAGATTCCATTCCAATCGAATTAGATCAAATTAAATCGTATTTTAACGGAGCTAATTGTCCCCATCTGTTCGAGAaacccaaattgtttttcctgCAAGCCTGTCAAGGGCAAGAAAGTCAAA GGCGGATTACTTACGACGAAATTCAAGATGACAGTATTGTTCGACCGtccatttccaattttttcgaaGCGTGGGCTACTGTTCCAGGATTTCTTTCATACCGTTCAACTTACAAAG GTGCTGTGTTTGTTCGCGAATTGTGCCACGTCCTACAGATGTACGCGCACCTACCCAGTTTCGGATTGTTTGATCTGACAACCAAGGTGAACGACCGCGTGAGTCGATGGGAAACGCCAGGTTTTAAAGTACAAATGCCTTGCATCGTATCCTGTCTGACAC GTGGAGTACATTTCAAGCGGGACGAAGATAAGCTCGTTGAAGCTGTCGTCGATCAATTAGAAAGAGAAGTAATGGATCTAGCCATCATGTCAGCTACACGTTACATGTGGAAAACAGATCCTGCTACTCTACAGAAAACCATAAACACATGGAGATCCTAA
- the LOC124313450 gene encoding uncharacterized protein LOC124313450 → METLAIKLIEGLLEELSKTNSLSVSLAGPIRDSATVALPTFLGGLAGGPLGAFIGAAAGTGILGLSHAMGYGNYKPLMTALREDFTVEERNNLYERLWGRLSGFVVCPLNQAMAYSALTALTRTVENNPEVMENIRNELKETLSKKNMSLA, encoded by the exons ATGGAA ACTCTTGCAATCAAGTTGATTGAAGGTCTGTTGGAGGAACTGTCGAAGACAAACTCACTTTCGGTTTCCTTAGCTGGACCAATAAGAGATTCGGCCACTGTTGCTTTGCCAACCTTCCTTGGTGGCTTAGCTGGTGGTCCTCTTGGAGCtttcattg GAGCTGCCGCAGGCACAGGAATCCTAGGTTTATCACACGCTATGGGATATGGCAATTACAAACCTCTGATGACAGCTTTAAGAGAGGACTTTACGGTGGAAGAGAGGAACAATTTGTATGAAAGACTATGGGGAAGACTGAGTGGATTTGTAGTCTGCCCTTTGAATCAAGCCATGGCTTATTCAGCTCTAACTGCATTGACCAGAACTGTAGAGAATAATCCAGAAGTGATGGAAAATATCAGAAATGAGCTCAAAGAAACCCTCAGCAAAAAGAATATGAGTTTGGCCTGA